A single Atopobiaceae bacterium DNA region contains:
- the atpF gene encoding F0F1 ATP synthase subunit B — MKMNHQGVGPRMAVGTVGAGVTFALLAVPTPANAGADASILIPEPAEFIPALVAFLIIWALLAKFAWPSVLGMLDKRQKTIQDNLDEAEADKQKAADQLSAYDQKLADAQREADSIVADAKRDAEQERAEIVAKAQDEASKIISRAHEATENERRVAMNDLRDSVADISVEVAGKIIGEKLDDAGQKKLIEKYLAEVGDLDEH; from the coding sequence ATGAAGATGAACCATCAGGGGGTAGGGCCGCGCATGGCCGTCGGCACCGTCGGTGCGGGCGTCACGTTCGCGCTCCTCGCTGTCCCAACGCCGGCGAACGCCGGGGCTGATGCCAGCATCCTTATCCCGGAACCTGCCGAGTTCATTCCTGCGCTTGTCGCCTTCCTGATCATCTGGGCCCTTCTCGCCAAGTTCGCATGGCCGTCGGTCCTCGGCATGCTCGACAAGCGTCAGAAGACGATCCAGGACAACCTCGACGAAGCCGAGGCAGACAAGCAGAAGGCGGCCGACCAGCTCTCGGCCTACGACCAGAAGCTCGCAGACGCGCAGCGCGAGGCCGACTCCATCGTGGCCGACGCCAAGCGTGACGCCGAGCAGGAGCGCGCCGAGATCGTCGCCAAGGCGCAGGACGAGGCATCAAAGATCATCTCGAGGGCCCATGAGGCCACCGAGAACGAGCGTCGCGTCGCCATGAACGACCTCAGGGACTCCGTCGCGGACATCTCGGTCGAGGTCGCAGGCAAGATCATCGGCGAGAAGCTCGACGACGCAGGACAGAAGAAGCTCATAGAGAAGTACCTCGCAGAGGTGGGGGACCTCGATGAGCATTAG
- the atpB gene encoding F0F1 ATP synthase subunit A — MEQFEKLPSLVDELVTSFVPAAAVGTTTFGITQYSFWMYVAVIILAVLMVVFVRKQKATLVPQGRFVNAMEMCVDFVKNDMLKATVGATWRKHFPFIATVFFFVLINNLLGVIPGMRPGTGAIGTTAAIACCSFVYFIAVGIKKWGGWTYIKSLAPKGVAFPMNILVWVIEVFSTFLRLITLAVRLFCNMLAGHIVMGTFCILISIFVEPLLQSFSVTALTGAATSIIWLLILLIIYAVEILVAAIQAYVFALLSAVYVQLAEAGE, encoded by the coding sequence GTGGAACAGTTCGAGAAGCTGCCGAGTCTGGTAGATGAGCTGGTAACCAGCTTTGTGCCTGCCGCTGCTGTCGGCACCACCACCTTCGGCATCACCCAGTACTCGTTCTGGATGTATGTCGCCGTCATCATCCTGGCCGTGCTCATGGTCGTCTTCGTGCGCAAGCAGAAGGCCACGCTCGTGCCGCAGGGCCGCTTCGTGAACGCCATGGAGATGTGCGTCGACTTCGTCAAGAACGACATGCTCAAGGCCACGGTCGGCGCCACCTGGCGCAAGCACTTCCCCTTCATCGCCACGGTCTTCTTCTTCGTGCTCATCAACAACCTCCTCGGCGTCATCCCGGGCATGCGTCCCGGCACCGGCGCCATCGGCACCACGGCGGCCATCGCCTGCTGCTCGTTCGTCTACTTCATCGCGGTCGGCATCAAGAAGTGGGGCGGCTGGACCTACATCAAGAGCCTCGCCCCCAAGGGTGTGGCGTTCCCCATGAACATCCTGGTGTGGGTCATCGAGGTCTTCTCGACGTTCCTGCGCCTCATCACCCTGGCCGTCCGACTCTTCTGCAACATGCTCGCCGGCCACATCGTCATGGGGACCTTCTGCATCCTCATCTCGATCTTCGTGGAGCCCCTGCTCCAGAGCTTCTCGGTCACGGCGCTCACGGGTGCCGCCACCTCGATCATCTGGCTGCTCATCCTGCTCATCATCTATGCGGTCGAGATCCTCGTGGCCGCCATCCAGGCCTATGTCTTCGCGCTGCTCTCGGCGGTCTACGTGCAGCTTGCTGAGGCAGGGGAGTAA
- the atpA gene encoding F0F1 ATP synthase subunit alpha, with translation MTEKIDATTISNALRGRLDDLSAAVDTRELSHVIDAGDGIARVIGLKSAMSGELLQFTSSLTGKYVYGLAQNLDEEEVGAVLFGEVDSIEEGDECRTTGRIMDIPVGRAMLGRVVNPLGEPIDGLGPIATTDRRPIEFKSPGIMSRKPVCEPVQTGLMAIDSMVPVGRGQRELIIGDRKTGKTAIAIDAIINQKGTDMVCIYVAIGQKASTVATIRQTFIEHGVMDQTIIVAATAADAAPLQYIAPMAGAAIGEFFMYNGKDGKPAGKDNPGGHVLCVYDDLSKQAVAYRQMSLTLHRPPGREAYPGDIFYLHSRLLERACKMSDDLGGGSLTALPIIETQEGDVSAYIPTNVISITDGQIYLQSSLFFQGQRPAVDVGISVSRVGGAAQTKAMKQVCGNLRLDLASYAELASFSQFGSDLDATTQHQLTHGARMTELLKQKRYSALDAPDEVISIFAGNEGVLDDLEVDQVLPFRDGLVQYMRNSHPAVRQALMEGKISDELAARLKKHILSYKKKFLLANKTDVPAEAPAEDAATTQDTKE, from the coding sequence GTGACGGAGAAGATTGACGCAACCACGATCTCGAATGCCCTCAGGGGGCGTCTCGACGATCTTTCGGCAGCGGTCGACACGCGCGAGCTCTCGCACGTCATCGACGCTGGCGATGGTATTGCGCGTGTCATCGGTCTCAAGAGTGCCATGTCGGGAGAGCTGCTCCAGTTCACCAGCTCTCTCACAGGTAAGTATGTCTACGGTCTGGCCCAGAACCTCGACGAGGAGGAGGTCGGCGCCGTGCTCTTCGGCGAGGTCGACTCCATCGAGGAGGGCGACGAGTGCCGCACCACGGGGCGCATCATGGACATCCCGGTCGGGCGCGCCATGCTCGGCCGCGTGGTGAACCCGCTCGGCGAGCCCATTGACGGCCTTGGCCCCATCGCCACCACGGACCGTCGTCCCATCGAGTTCAAGTCCCCTGGCATCATGAGCCGTAAGCCCGTGTGCGAGCCGGTCCAGACCGGTCTCATGGCCATCGACTCCATGGTCCCGGTGGGTCGCGGCCAGCGCGAGCTCATCATCGGCGACCGCAAGACGGGCAAGACGGCCATCGCCATCGACGCCATCATCAACCAAAAGGGCACCGACATGGTGTGCATCTACGTCGCCATAGGCCAGAAGGCCTCGACGGTCGCCACCATCCGTCAGACCTTCATCGAGCACGGCGTCATGGACCAGACCATCATCGTCGCCGCCACCGCGGCCGACGCGGCGCCACTCCAGTACATCGCCCCCATGGCGGGTGCCGCCATCGGCGAGTTCTTCATGTACAACGGCAAGGATGGTAAGCCTGCCGGCAAGGACAACCCCGGCGGTCACGTCCTCTGCGTCTATGATGACCTCTCCAAGCAGGCCGTCGCCTACCGGCAGATGTCACTGACGCTGCATCGTCCGCCCGGACGTGAGGCCTATCCTGGCGACATCTTCTACCTGCACTCCCGGCTCCTCGAGCGCGCCTGCAAGATGTCCGACGACCTTGGCGGCGGTTCCCTCACGGCGCTGCCCATCATCGAGACCCAGGAGGGCGACGTCTCGGCCTACATCCCGACCAACGTCATCTCCATCACAGACGGCCAGATCTATCTCCAGTCCAGTCTCTTCTTCCAGGGCCAGCGTCCTGCCGTCGACGTCGGCATCTCGGTGTCGCGTGTCGGTGGTGCCGCGCAGACCAAGGCCATGAAGCAGGTCTGCGGCAACCTTCGGCTGGACCTTGCCAGCTATGCGGAGCTCGCGAGCTTCTCGCAGTTCGGATCTGACCTCGACGCCACCACGCAGCATCAGCTCACGCATGGCGCTCGCATGACCGAGCTCCTGAAGCAGAAGCGTTATTCGGCACTTGACGCTCCTGACGAGGTCATCTCGATCTTCGCCGGCAACGAGGGCGTTCTCGACGACCTCGAGGTCGACCAGGTCCTGCCGTTCCGTGACGGGCTGGTGCAGTACATGCGCAACAGCCATCCGGCCGTGCGCCAGGCTCTCATGGAGGGCAAGATCTCCGACGAGCTGGCAGCCCGCCTGAAGAAGCACATCCTCTCGTACAAGAAGAAGTTCCTGCTCGCCAACAAGACCGACGTCCCTGCCGAGGCCCCCGCGGAGGACGCGGCCACCACGCAGGACACCAAGGAATAG
- a CDS encoding F0F1 ATP synthase subunit delta — MSISRTEQKRVETYAHTLLEAAKSEDREVVEARDLESLLALNPEALGMIKVMGERDELDLLPEVVGLYQKLSVSNEQETKAVTPQRGPASATQKSQSASKASTYARTLLEAAKTEGREGKELEDLQSVEKLTPEIRSMLAVMASRQDSDLLPRAISAYKEMLDKEGDTVAVEVTTAVPLDDELREKVRAKLGKSIGKGVFLIEKVDPDIIGGIIVSAHGHRRDASVRAQLNHAREVLTLNQIGGDSSDGED; from the coding sequence ATGAGCATTAGCCGTACCGAGCAGAAGAGGGTCGAGACCTACGCCCACACGCTTCTCGAGGCTGCGAAGTCCGAGGACCGCGAGGTGGTCGAGGCTCGGGATTTGGAGTCGCTCCTCGCCCTCAACCCCGAGGCGCTGGGCATGATCAAGGTCATGGGCGAGCGTGACGAGCTCGACCTGCTGCCCGAGGTCGTGGGGCTCTACCAGAAGCTCTCGGTCTCGAACGAGCAGGAGACCAAGGCCGTGACCCCGCAGAGGGGCCCCGCATCGGCTACGCAGAAGTCCCAGTCGGCCAGCAAGGCCTCCACCTATGCCCGAACGTTGCTCGAGGCCGCCAAGACCGAAGGCCGCGAGGGCAAGGAGCTCGAGGACCTTCAGTCGGTCGAGAAGCTCACCCCGGAGATTCGCAGCATGCTGGCCGTCATGGCCTCGCGCCAAGACTCCGACCTGCTCCCAAGGGCCATCTCGGCCTATAAGGAGATGCTCGACAAGGAAGGCGACACCGTGGCCGTCGAGGTCACGACCGCTGTCCCCCTTGATGACGAGCTTCGCGAGAAGGTACGCGCCAAGCTGGGCAAGAGTATCGGAAAGGGCGTGTTCCTCATCGAGAAGGTCGATCCCGACATCATCGGCGGCATCATCGTTTCGGCGCACGGTCATCGGCGCGACGCGTCGGTACGTGCACAGCTCAACCATGCGCGTGAGGTCCTCACGCTGAATCAAATCGGAGGTGACTCTAGTGACGGAGAAGATTGA
- a CDS encoding ATPase gives MGVIGYGIGVVGAGLGIGITAYGVATSMARQPEVQDRLFTVFILGSAFVEALALIGFVTALIAG, from the coding sequence ATGGGAGTTATCGGATATGGTATCGGCGTTGTCGGCGCAGGTCTCGGCATCGGCATCACGGCCTACGGCGTCGCCACGTCCATGGCGCGTCAGCCTGAGGTCCAGGACCGTCTGTTCACGGTCTTCATCCTCGGCTCCGCATTCGTCGAGGCACTGGCCCTCATTGGCTTCGTCACGGCCCTCATCGCTGGTTAG
- the atpG gene encoding ATP synthase F1 subunit gamma has product MSSLREIKKRINSVTSTRQITRTMEMVSTAKIRRALAAAENAGPYKVAISSMLGALSGYRGEVRAALLQHHEETHRVLFIVVASDSGLAGGFNIQVERDVENEIASLHAMGKDADVITCGHKPTEYFTMRGIEPVLSFTGISSEPTQDEASEISSYLSDAYIKGKVDRVMLYYQHAKNRVEQVFTIEQVLPVKPQQMALPNAPRTHEAVSAVSEHPQAPVFEFDPSPADVLGYLMPAYINTLIFHALLDSAAAEHGARRRAMQAATDNASDIITTLNRSYNRIRQSSITTELNEIVGGASALEDN; this is encoded by the coding sequence ATGTCGAGCCTTCGAGAAATAAAGAAGCGAATCAACTCGGTCACGAGTACGAGGCAGATCACGCGCACCATGGAGATGGTCTCCACGGCCAAGATTCGCCGTGCGCTCGCCGCCGCTGAGAACGCAGGTCCTTACAAGGTGGCCATCTCCTCGATGCTCGGAGCCCTCTCCGGGTATCGTGGCGAGGTACGCGCGGCCCTGCTGCAGCATCACGAGGAGACGCATCGCGTTCTGTTCATCGTGGTGGCCTCTGACTCCGGCCTTGCTGGTGGTTTCAACATCCAGGTGGAGCGCGATGTCGAGAACGAGATCGCCAGCCTCCACGCGATGGGCAAGGATGCCGATGTCATCACCTGTGGGCATAAGCCCACTGAGTACTTCACGATGCGCGGAATCGAACCGGTCCTGTCGTTCACGGGCATATCGTCGGAGCCTACGCAGGACGAGGCGAGCGAGATCTCCTCTTACCTCTCCGATGCCTATATAAAGGGCAAGGTAGACCGCGTTATGCTCTACTACCAGCATGCCAAGAACCGAGTGGAGCAGGTCTTCACCATCGAGCAGGTCCTGCCCGTCAAACCCCAGCAGATGGCACTGCCCAACGCACCGCGCACGCACGAGGCGGTGAGCGCGGTCTCCGAGCATCCGCAGGCACCTGTGTTCGAGTTCGATCCCTCGCCTGCGGACGTGCTCGGCTACCTCATGCCCGCCTATATCAACACGCTCATCTTCCATGCCCTTCTCGACTCCGCAGCCGCGGAGCACGGGGCGAGGCGCCGCGCCATGCAGGCGGCGACGGATAACGCCTCCGACATCATCACCACGCTCAACCGCTCATACAACCGCATTCGTCAGAGCTCCATCACGACGGAGCTCAACGAGATCGTCGGCGGCGCTTCTGCATTGGAGGACAACTAA